From Brucella pseudogrignonensis, a single genomic window includes:
- a CDS encoding branched-chain amino acid ABC transporter substrate-binding protein, with product MFGASAKAQDNTNDISIGFAAPLSGNFAALGKQLRDGASVAATAANARLTIADDRCDAEGGKQAAESFVQEKVQIAAGFLCSEALEAALPLLNQNNIPVITSGVSEPTLTEKRASPTMAVFRLTTSLDKETRATGSFLGSLWRAHPFAIIDDGTIEGRERAGEVLNSLKDQQLQPVFTDTYRPGLENQNALVSRLRRAGATHVYVGGERDDIAAIGASAQALQYPLTIAGGSVLNAAPGQQKLSDGTLMVAPLKAQDLSTAKPATDAISKAGILPEDYAVMGFATVELAAKTIKQAQEQQLSVIDVLRNNSFETAIGTLKFDGNGNRTDNPNRLQRYDGTSFIPADG from the coding sequence ATGTTTGGCGCAAGCGCCAAAGCACAGGACAATACAAACGATATAAGTATCGGCTTTGCCGCACCCTTAAGCGGAAACTTTGCAGCACTGGGAAAACAGCTCCGAGATGGCGCGAGTGTGGCAGCCACGGCGGCAAATGCACGGCTTACAATCGCAGATGATCGCTGCGATGCAGAAGGTGGCAAGCAGGCAGCCGAAAGTTTTGTTCAGGAAAAAGTACAGATAGCTGCCGGATTTTTGTGCTCCGAAGCACTTGAAGCAGCCTTGCCTCTGCTCAACCAAAACAATATTCCTGTCATCACCTCTGGTGTAAGCGAACCCACGCTCACCGAAAAACGCGCATCACCAACAATGGCTGTTTTTCGTCTGACAACGTCGCTCGACAAGGAAACACGGGCAACCGGCAGTTTTCTTGGCAGTCTGTGGCGCGCGCATCCCTTTGCTATTATTGATGACGGCACCATTGAAGGTCGCGAGCGTGCGGGGGAAGTATTGAACAGTCTCAAAGACCAGCAATTGCAGCCCGTCTTTACCGATACTTACCGGCCCGGGCTCGAAAATCAGAATGCGCTTGTATCTCGTTTGCGTCGTGCAGGCGCAACGCATGTTTATGTCGGCGGCGAACGTGATGATATTGCGGCCATTGGTGCAAGTGCTCAGGCACTTCAATATCCGCTGACTATCGCGGGCGGCAGCGTATTGAATGCTGCTCCCGGGCAACAAAAGCTAAGCGATGGAACACTCATGGTTGCTCCGCTAAAGGCACAAGACCTTTCAACGGCCAAGCCTGCAACAGACGCCATCAGCAAGGCGGGCATCTTACCGGAAGACTATGCAGTCATGGGCTTTGCTACAGTTGAACTCGCAGCCAAGACGATAAAACAGGCGCAGGAACAGCAGCTGTCCGTCATTGACGTCTTACGAAACAATTCGTTTGAAACAGCAATTGGCACGCTGAAATTTGATGGGAATGGCAATCGAACAGACAATCCAAACCGTCTGCAACGCTATGACGGCACGAGTTTCATACCAGCCGATGGATAA
- the cobG gene encoding precorrin-3B synthase codes for MLSKPKNQTIAVRPDRRSACPGLSRMVMSKDGAIARIKLRLGRLSVAQIQAIADIAERFETGAIELSIRSNIQLRGIHPDVWQDVIEALNESGLGAQNAGADDVRNVMVSPTAGIDHGQISDVTALAANLLSVLQENETYHALSPKFSLQIDGGEDCAMISHPGDIWLSAIEGGKAYAFGLASSPDKQALGAVSSEQALPFIEAMLQHFLGASQKGIARMKHLFEVMPVAEFLQTLTFAFDASPSWQRKAPIANAHLGLHRQLDGDFYVGAMPLLGRLTPQQLCGLAGLAKSELRLTPWQGILIPHIAKAEGKSIISRLHTLGLSTEPTFPAARLRACSGSKGCASALADTQADSERLALKLKSDTKQIHLTGCVKSCAALSPLPHTLLARSPMYYDLFLQDKAGPSRFGRLLASNITIDEAAKLLNK; via the coding sequence ATGTTGAGCAAGCCAAAAAACCAGACCATTGCTGTCAGACCCGACCGGCGTAGTGCCTGCCCGGGACTTTCGCGCATGGTGATGAGCAAGGATGGCGCAATCGCCCGCATCAAGCTCCGGCTCGGAAGGCTCAGCGTGGCACAGATTCAGGCCATCGCAGATATCGCCGAACGATTTGAAACGGGCGCGATCGAATTGTCGATTCGCTCCAATATTCAGCTTCGCGGCATTCATCCTGACGTCTGGCAGGATGTCATCGAAGCGCTTAATGAGTCAGGGCTTGGCGCGCAAAACGCAGGAGCTGATGATGTTCGCAATGTCATGGTCAGCCCGACTGCTGGTATTGATCATGGTCAGATTAGCGATGTGACTGCCCTCGCCGCCAATCTGCTCTCCGTTTTGCAGGAAAACGAGACCTATCACGCGCTGTCACCCAAATTTTCGCTCCAAATCGATGGTGGCGAAGATTGCGCTATGATTTCGCATCCCGGCGACATCTGGCTCTCAGCCATTGAAGGCGGCAAAGCCTATGCGTTTGGACTGGCTTCCTCGCCTGACAAACAGGCGCTTGGCGCAGTTTCAAGCGAGCAAGCCCTGCCTTTTATCGAGGCTATGCTACAACATTTCCTTGGCGCGAGCCAAAAAGGCATTGCCCGCATGAAGCACCTCTTCGAGGTGATGCCGGTCGCAGAGTTTCTGCAAACACTTACATTTGCATTTGATGCATCACCAAGCTGGCAGCGCAAAGCACCCATCGCCAACGCACATCTTGGCCTGCATCGCCAACTCGATGGTGACTTTTATGTCGGCGCCATGCCGTTGCTTGGTCGACTGACACCGCAGCAACTGTGTGGACTTGCCGGACTTGCCAAAAGTGAACTGCGCCTCACCCCCTGGCAAGGCATTCTGATCCCGCATATTGCGAAAGCTGAAGGCAAGAGCATCATCAGTCGGTTACATACCTTGGGGCTCTCAACCGAGCCAACTTTCCCTGCCGCCCGCCTTCGTGCCTGTTCAGGTTCCAAAGGCTGCGCCTCAGCGCTTGCAGACACACAGGCAGACAGTGAAAGGCTTGCACTTAAGCTAAAAAGCGACACCAAACAGATTCACCTCACAGGTTGCGTCAAATCCTGCGCTGCACTTTCTCCCTTGCCACATACGCTTCTTGCCCGCTCCCCAATGTATTACGACCTGTTTTTACAAGACAAAGCTGGACCATCGCGCTTTGGACGGCTATTGGCGTCAAACATCACCATTGATGAGGCAGCAAAGCTGCTGAACAAATAG
- a CDS encoding precorrin-8X methylmutase, with protein MTDYIRDGQAIYDRSFAIIRAEADLSRIPADLEKLAVRVAHASGMVDIVEDIVFSEGAGQAGRDALLKGAPILCDARMVAEGITRARLPANNDVICTLNDPSVPELAKKIGNTRSAAALDLWLPHLKGSVVAIGNAPTALFRLFEMLDNGAPKPALIIGMPVGFVGAAESKDELAENSRGVPFVIVRGRRGGSAMTAAAVNALASERE; from the coding sequence ATGACAGATTACATCCGCGACGGGCAGGCCATTTATGACCGCTCCTTCGCCATCATCCGCGCCGAGGCTGATCTGAGTCGTATCCCTGCGGATCTCGAAAAGCTCGCCGTGCGCGTGGCTCACGCATCTGGCATGGTCGATATCGTTGAAGACATCGTCTTCTCAGAAGGCGCAGGACAGGCCGGACGTGATGCTTTACTCAAAGGTGCTCCAATCCTCTGCGATGCACGTATGGTTGCAGAAGGCATTACCCGTGCCCGACTGCCAGCCAATAATGATGTTATCTGCACACTGAACGATCCATCGGTTCCAGAGCTGGCGAAAAAGATCGGCAACACACGCTCTGCCGCAGCCCTCGACCTTTGGCTTCCACACCTTAAAGGCAGCGTGGTTGCTATCGGAAATGCACCAACCGCCCTCTTCCGCCTGTTTGAAATGCTTGACAATGGCGCGCCCAAACCTGCGCTTATTATTGGTATGCCGGTCGGCTTTGTGGGTGCTGCAGAATCCAAGGACGAGCTGGCTGAGAACAGCCGTGGTGTCCCTTTCGTTATTGTGCGCGGACGTCGTGGCGGTAGCGCTATGACCGCAGCTGCCGTCAATGCACTTGCTTCGGAGCGCGAATAA
- a CDS encoding flavin reductase, whose product MQNNASPDAVSVEPKTYRDAMSHYAGAVQLVTTAGSAGRRGLTLTAACSVSDNPPTVLVCLQKSHPENHLFIENGVFAVNTLAGIHEQLADAFSGRLGMTQDERFELAEWDVLATGAPTLINALAVFDCRVTSVQEHSTHHVLFGEVVGLRSNADEEALIYLNRRYHKLEL is encoded by the coding sequence ATGCAAAATAATGCTTCCCCCGATGCTGTTTCTGTTGAGCCAAAGACTTATCGCGATGCGATGAGCCATTATGCCGGCGCAGTTCAGCTTGTCACGACTGCTGGTTCAGCTGGCCGCCGTGGTCTTACATTGACCGCTGCTTGCTCGGTTTCGGATAACCCGCCGACTGTGCTGGTCTGTCTGCAGAAGTCGCATCCGGAAAACCATCTTTTCATTGAAAATGGTGTTTTTGCCGTCAATACGCTTGCAGGAATCCATGAACAGCTGGCCGATGCTTTTTCCGGTCGCTTGGGCATGACGCAGGATGAGCGTTTTGAGCTTGCAGAGTGGGACGTGCTAGCAACTGGCGCACCAACATTGATAAACGCACTTGCGGTTTTTGATTGTCGCGTAACGAGCGTTCAGGAACATTCAACCCATCATGTGCTCTTTGGCGAAGTGGTCGGCTTGCGTTCAAATGCCGATGAAGAAGCGTTGATTTATCTCAATCGCCGCTATCATAAGCTGGAACTCTGA
- the cobJ gene encoding precorrin-3B C(17)-methyltransferase, translated as MKPAILILSEAAISTARKVHSALGNAEVLGLENRVQSADKSFAHFGDVIRALYEEGRPVIALCASGIIIRALAPLLQNKRIEPPVLSVAENGSAVVPLLGGLSGVNDLARKIAHALEVAPAITTTGELRFGINLLHPPAELTLANPDAAKTFMSDLLAGQTLQIKGNSPWLSASKLPFADDGQLTISITPETRTPQANELIYHPRTIAIAIEKPTEDLAGLIGQAFDDTGLSIDSLALLLAHEKDCASPYIHEAAKALKAPLRFVAGDADLTAASVEKPIQHIATESLTLVAAATPADVLFIGRKRGKLTVIGLGPGSRDLMTPAVQRDLEQAEDVLGYETYVRMAGPFRDDQSIHMTDNREEMQRARHAFELAASGRDVVMVSSGDPGVFAMAAAVVEALHESSDVAWHGIELVIQPGISAAMAAASRIGAPLGHDFCIISLSDNLKPWDVIEKRLALAAQADLAMAFYNPISKARPHQLGRALEILRQYRDAETPVVLGRDIGRPAETTRVVSLGQLTPDDVDMRTVVIVGSSHTARFPCAEGGEWVYTPRWYGGKPKK; from the coding sequence ATGAAGCCTGCAATTCTGATCTTGAGCGAAGCTGCAATTTCCACGGCGCGGAAAGTGCATTCGGCACTTGGAAATGCGGAAGTGCTGGGACTGGAAAACCGCGTTCAAAGCGCCGACAAAAGCTTTGCTCATTTTGGCGATGTAATCCGCGCACTTTATGAAGAAGGCCGACCTGTGATCGCCTTATGCGCTTCAGGCATCATCATCCGCGCCCTTGCACCCCTTCTGCAAAACAAGCGCATCGAACCACCAGTTCTGTCCGTTGCAGAAAATGGCAGTGCAGTCGTGCCATTGCTTGGCGGTCTGTCGGGCGTCAACGATCTGGCGCGAAAGATCGCTCATGCACTGGAAGTCGCGCCCGCAATCACCACGACTGGCGAGTTGCGCTTTGGCATCAACCTGCTCCATCCTCCGGCAGAACTGACACTCGCCAATCCGGACGCTGCCAAGACATTCATGTCCGACTTGCTGGCAGGCCAGACACTACAAATCAAAGGCAATTCTCCCTGGCTCTCCGCTTCAAAACTGCCGTTTGCAGACGATGGGCAGCTCACAATCAGCATCACGCCCGAAACCCGCACGCCACAGGCAAATGAGCTGATCTATCATCCGCGAACAATTGCCATCGCTATCGAAAAGCCGACCGAAGACCTTGCGGGTCTGATCGGACAAGCCTTTGACGATACAGGCCTATCGATAGACTCACTTGCTTTACTTCTGGCTCACGAGAAAGATTGCGCATCACCGTATATCCATGAGGCTGCCAAAGCACTGAAAGCACCCTTGCGCTTTGTTGCAGGTGATGCCGATCTTACAGCCGCCTCTGTCGAAAAACCTATTCAACACATAGCGACTGAAAGTCTGACGCTGGTTGCTGCAGCAACTCCTGCCGATGTTCTTTTTATCGGTCGCAAGCGCGGCAAGCTCACGGTTATTGGGCTTGGTCCCGGTTCCCGTGATCTGATGACGCCAGCCGTACAGCGTGATCTGGAACAGGCCGAAGACGTACTCGGCTATGAAACCTATGTCCGTATGGCAGGGCCCTTTCGCGACGATCAGAGCATTCACATGACCGACAATCGCGAAGAAATGCAGCGCGCACGCCATGCTTTTGAGCTTGCAGCTTCAGGCCGCGACGTCGTGATGGTGTCTTCCGGCGATCCCGGCGTATTTGCCATGGCTGCAGCGGTTGTTGAGGCATTGCATGAATCATCTGATGTGGCGTGGCACGGCATTGAACTGGTTATTCAACCCGGCATTTCGGCGGCCATGGCAGCGGCGTCCCGCATTGGTGCACCACTTGGGCACGATTTCTGCATCATCTCGCTTTCGGACAATCTCAAACCCTGGGATGTGATCGAGAAACGCCTCGCACTGGCAGCACAAGCTGATCTTGCCATGGCTTTCTATAATCCCATTTCCAAAGCCCGCCCGCATCAGCTTGGTCGAGCACTGGAAATCCTCCGGCAGTATCGCGATGCTGAAACGCCAGTCGTGCTTGGTCGCGATATTGGCAGGCCTGCCGAAACAACCCGCGTTGTTTCGCTCGGGCAACTCACACCTGACGATGTCGACATGCGCACTGTGGTGATTGTCGGCTCATCGCACACTGCCCGCTTTCCTTGCGCGGAAGGCGGCGAGTGGGTTTATACGCCGCGCTGGTATGGCGGGAAACCCAAAAAATAA
- a CDS encoding precorrin-2 C(20)-methyltransferase, whose product MALKGKLYGLGVGPGDPELITLKALRLLKSAPVVAYHAAKGKKGNALTIVETYLSAEQTLVPLIYPVTTEKLPDHMDYEQIVSDFYAEITTTIASHLDAGHDVAVIAEGDPFFYGSFMYIHDRLSEKYETEVVPGVCSVLGAAAVLGAPLVYRNQTLSILSGVMGAEELKTRLTGTEAAAIMKLGKNLDKVRDVLNELGLMDRALYIERATMQNQRIAPLAEVSGSDCPYFSIILVPGSKWNGA is encoded by the coding sequence ATGGCCCTCAAAGGCAAGCTTTATGGTCTGGGTGTCGGCCCCGGCGACCCCGAACTCATCACACTCAAAGCGCTTCGACTGCTCAAATCCGCTCCTGTGGTCGCCTACCACGCGGCCAAGGGCAAAAAGGGCAATGCACTGACGATTGTCGAAACTTATCTGTCTGCAGAGCAGACTTTGGTTCCCCTCATCTATCCGGTAACAACGGAAAAACTGCCTGATCACATGGATTATGAGCAGATCGTCAGCGATTTCTATGCCGAGATTACCACGACGATTGCAAGTCATCTTGATGCGGGCCATGATGTGGCCGTGATCGCGGAAGGTGATCCGTTCTTCTATGGCTCGTTCATGTATATCCATGACCGACTGTCTGAAAAATACGAAACGGAAGTCGTGCCTGGCGTTTGCTCTGTTCTGGGCGCTGCTGCCGTGCTCGGCGCACCTTTAGTCTACCGCAACCAAACCCTGTCGATCCTTTCAGGCGTCATGGGTGCGGAAGAACTCAAAACACGCCTCACTGGTACTGAGGCCGCAGCCATCATGAAACTCGGCAAGAATCTCGACAAGGTGCGTGATGTGCTAAACGAGCTTGGGCTGATGGATCGTGCGCTTTATATCGAGCGTGCAACCATGCAAAACCAGCGTATTGCGCCACTGGCCGAGGTGAGTGGTAGCGATTGCCCATATTTCTCGATCATTCTCGTTCCGGGCAGCAAATGGAACGGCGCATGA
- the cbiB gene encoding adenosylcobinamide-phosphate synthase CbiB: MEIKLIILALALILDRLVGDPPQLWQKVPHPVVLFGKAISRGEKRLNDHSLSVNALRSNGMWLIIGLVISCVVVGLALDYLLPYLGTAGALVEIIIVAVFLAQKSLADHVRAVAYGLREDGIEGGRKAVSMIVGRNPDQLDEGGVSRAAIESLSENASDGIIAPAFWFLVGGLPGLFAYKLINTADSMIGHLNDRYRHFGRFAARLDDVANYIPARLTGLLTAIAIAFTVDKKAGKRTLRVMWRDAPLHRSPNAGWPEAAFAGALELALAGPRQYGTEKVEAPLFYGEGKREADAADIDAALSLFWSIMSVTTGLVIVASLIGLIHRLV, translated from the coding sequence ATGGAAATAAAGCTGATTATTCTTGCTCTAGCGCTTATTCTGGATCGTCTGGTGGGTGATCCGCCACAGCTCTGGCAGAAAGTTCCGCATCCGGTGGTTCTGTTTGGCAAAGCAATCAGCCGGGGTGAAAAACGTCTCAACGATCACAGTCTTTCTGTCAATGCACTGCGCAGCAATGGCATGTGGCTGATCATCGGACTGGTCATTTCCTGTGTTGTGGTCGGGTTGGCGCTAGACTACTTGCTGCCTTATCTGGGTACAGCGGGTGCGCTGGTCGAGATCATCATCGTTGCGGTGTTTCTTGCACAGAAAAGCCTTGCCGATCATGTGCGGGCCGTGGCCTATGGGTTGCGTGAAGACGGAATTGAAGGTGGTCGCAAAGCGGTTTCAATGATTGTCGGACGTAACCCGGATCAGCTTGATGAAGGCGGGGTCAGTCGTGCGGCGATTGAAAGTCTTTCAGAGAATGCTTCAGACGGCATCATCGCGCCAGCTTTCTGGTTTTTGGTGGGCGGATTGCCGGGGCTATTCGCCTATAAGCTTATCAACACTGCCGACTCGATGATTGGCCATCTCAATGACCGCTATCGTCATTTCGGACGCTTTGCAGCTCGTCTCGATGATGTCGCAAACTATATCCCAGCTCGATTGACCGGATTACTCACAGCAATTGCTATTGCATTCACGGTCGACAAAAAAGCCGGGAAAAGAACACTTAGGGTGATGTGGCGCGATGCGCCGTTGCATCGTTCGCCCAATGCTGGTTGGCCGGAAGCAGCCTTTGCGGGTGCGCTTGAACTCGCACTTGCCGGACCGCGTCAGTACGGAACTGAAAAAGTGGAAGCGCCGCTATTTTATGGCGAGGGCAAGCGCGAAGCCGATGCCGCTGATATTGACGCGGCACTTTCGCTTTTCTGGTCAATAATGAGTGTGACGACAGGGCTTGTTATTGTGGCAAGTCTCATTGGACTTATCCATCGGCTGGTATGA
- a CDS encoding alpha/beta hydrolase, with the protein MIGRGGLVASLLLLTATSAFAQGPLPPFKDDYFAYPGVLSSADNGDYKVIDYNEMRDINGRDAVPEKRAKDAYVSLKARAYQKDMVFQTTAGPVKAMAAGKQNGASFIVIYLHGRGGNRLQGMNDFTFGGNFNRVKNLAALNSGLYLTPDFKDFAAAGEAQIAGLIETAKATSPSAPLILACGSQGGALCWRIASNDKAGNQLAGLILMGSLWDEGFFKSPAFKKRLPVFFGHGSRDPVFAVDKQESFYREIRKRSPGYPVQFRRFESGNHGTPIRMSDWREMLNWIFTKQ; encoded by the coding sequence ATGATCGGGCGTGGTGGATTGGTTGCAAGTCTGTTGCTGTTGACAGCAACATCTGCTTTCGCCCAAGGGCCGCTTCCTCCCTTCAAAGATGACTATTTTGCTTATCCAGGCGTGCTTAGCAGCGCCGATAATGGCGATTATAAAGTCATCGATTACAATGAAATGCGCGATATTAACGGCCGCGATGCTGTACCGGAAAAGCGCGCCAAGGATGCCTATGTTTCGCTAAAAGCGCGGGCCTATCAAAAAGATATGGTCTTTCAGACTACAGCGGGGCCAGTAAAGGCCATGGCTGCGGGCAAGCAGAACGGCGCTTCGTTCATTGTTATTTATTTGCATGGACGCGGCGGCAATCGCCTGCAGGGCATGAATGACTTTACTTTCGGCGGTAATTTCAACCGCGTCAAAAATCTGGCTGCACTCAATAGCGGACTTTATCTGACGCCGGACTTCAAAGATTTTGCCGCAGCGGGTGAAGCACAGATTGCCGGGTTAATTGAAACTGCCAAGGCAACATCACCATCGGCACCACTTATTTTGGCTTGCGGGTCGCAGGGTGGGGCGCTTTGCTGGCGCATCGCCTCCAATGATAAAGCTGGCAATCAGCTTGCGGGATTGATCCTGATGGGTTCGCTGTGGGATGAAGGTTTCTTTAAGTCCCCGGCCTTCAAAAAGCGTTTGCCGGTGTTTTTCGGCCATGGCAGTCGTGATCCGGTTTTTGCTGTCGATAAGCAAGAGAGTTTCTATCGGGAAATCCGCAAGCGTTCACCCGGTTATCCTGTTCAGTTCCGCCGTTTTGAAAGTGGCAACCATGGGACGCCGATCAGAATGAGCGACTGGCGCGAGATGTTGAACTGGATATTCACGAAACAATGA
- the cobD gene encoding threonine-phosphate decarboxylase CobD: MNMTIEHGGALDKAIARFGGKAEDWLDLSTGINPEHFPLPELHAPLWNRLPDEGLLQQVLTAARSYYEAGQDAPIVASSGTQALIQLIPTLLEPATVAILGPTYQEHAVAFKAANWNVIECATLDDIPEDARVVTIVNPNNPDGRIIARPDLLGLARKLGERGGFLVVDEAFADPHPEVSIARHAADAPLVVLKSFGKFFGLAGVRLGFLLANDEFVQRVADRLGPWAVAGPTLAIALHAFESGVELEAFHGRIDTRRAELAATLAQCQLVEVGGTALFSLVEHENAHAIYDALCERHILVRKFAYAPSWLRIGLAPDQAGLMRLEQALRDILRLKK, encoded by the coding sequence CTGAACATGACTATTGAGCATGGGGGAGCGCTGGATAAGGCCATTGCGCGTTTTGGCGGCAAGGCCGAAGACTGGCTTGATCTTTCAACGGGTATCAATCCCGAACATTTTCCACTGCCAGAATTGCATGCGCCGCTGTGGAACCGTTTGCCTGATGAGGGGCTGTTGCAGCAGGTTTTGACTGCGGCGCGTTCATATTACGAAGCAGGTCAGGATGCGCCAATCGTTGCCAGCTCGGGAACGCAGGCGCTGATTCAGCTTATTCCGACATTGCTTGAACCTGCGACGGTCGCCATTTTGGGCCCGACCTATCAGGAACATGCGGTAGCTTTTAAAGCGGCAAACTGGAATGTGATCGAATGTGCGACGCTCGACGACATCCCGGAGGATGCGCGGGTGGTCACAATCGTCAATCCGAACAACCCGGATGGCCGGATTATTGCGCGGCCTGATTTGCTGGGGCTTGCGCGAAAGCTTGGCGAACGTGGTGGTTTTCTGGTTGTGGATGAAGCTTTTGCCGATCCACACCCGGAAGTGAGCATTGCAAGACATGCTGCCGATGCGCCGCTGGTCGTGTTGAAATCCTTTGGCAAGTTCTTTGGCCTTGCAGGTGTTCGGCTTGGGTTCCTGCTTGCAAATGATGAGTTTGTGCAGCGCGTTGCAGACAGGCTCGGTCCATGGGCCGTGGCGGGACCAACGCTTGCAATTGCCCTTCATGCTTTTGAAAGCGGTGTTGAGCTTGAGGCCTTTCACGGACGCATTGATACAAGGCGGGCAGAGCTGGCCGCGACGCTCGCGCAGTGCCAGCTTGTGGAAGTAGGCGGCACAGCGCTGTTTTCGTTGGTTGAACACGAAAATGCGCATGCAATTTACGATGCACTTTGTGAGCGGCATATTCTTGTCCGAAAGTTTGCCTATGCACCAAGCTGGCTGCGCATCGGACTAGCGCCCGATCAGGCGGGTCTTATGCGATTGGAACAGGCATTGCGGGATATTCTCCGCTTGAAAAAGTGA
- the cbiE gene encoding precorrin-6y C5,15-methyltransferase (decarboxylating) subunit CbiE has protein sequence MSCWLTVIGIGEDGLTGLGKNARDALDRADVIFGGKRHLALLNPDIQAEQISWPSPFDNAFPMIEAQRGRQVVVLASGDPMFFGMGASLSRHFSSQDMHIIPFPSSLSLAASRMAWALHEVRTVSVHGRAFELLSPHILPGEKILVLSNDGTTPAKAAALLKAKGFGQSRVTVLEHLGGTKEKSISGSADGWSHENCADLNVLAIECIAAPDAAVFSPVSGLPDHAFENDGQLTKRDIRAVTLSRLQPLPHELLWDVGAGCGSIGIEWMRVHRSCRAIAIEADEARQAIIERNACALGVPGLQLVKGEAPDALDSLEAPDAIFIGGGVTDAGVIEACWKALKPGGRLIANAVTLQSEMLLFNWQQRYGGELTRLQVAQAGALGSFDAWRQALPVTIYCGIKTK, from the coding sequence ATGAGCTGCTGGCTGACAGTTATCGGTATTGGTGAGGATGGGCTGACGGGTCTTGGAAAGAACGCCCGCGACGCGCTCGACCGTGCTGACGTGATTTTCGGCGGCAAGCGGCATCTGGCCTTGCTCAATCCTGACATTCAAGCCGAGCAGATTTCATGGCCATCACCGTTCGATAATGCATTTCCAATGATTGAGGCACAACGCGGCAGACAGGTGGTTGTGCTGGCAAGCGGTGATCCGATGTTCTTTGGCATGGGCGCATCGCTGAGCCGGCATTTCTCGTCACAGGATATGCATATTATTCCGTTTCCTTCGTCATTGTCGCTGGCCGCAAGCCGTATGGCGTGGGCGCTGCACGAGGTGCGTACCGTCAGTGTGCATGGGCGTGCGTTTGAACTGCTGTCACCGCATATCCTGCCGGGCGAGAAGATCCTCGTATTGAGCAATGATGGCACGACGCCTGCAAAAGCTGCGGCCTTACTAAAGGCCAAAGGCTTTGGCCAAAGCCGTGTGACTGTTCTTGAGCATCTCGGCGGAACAAAGGAAAAATCTATCAGCGGTAGTGCTGATGGTTGGTCACATGAAAACTGTGCCGATCTCAATGTTTTGGCAATTGAATGCATCGCGGCGCCAGATGCGGCTGTCTTTTCTCCTGTCAGCGGATTGCCAGATCATGCTTTTGAAAATGACGGGCAGCTGACGAAGCGCGATATACGTGCAGTGACACTGTCAAGATTGCAGCCGCTGCCGCATGAGCTTTTATGGGATGTAGGTGCAGGTTGTGGCTCGATTGGTATCGAATGGATGCGTGTTCATCGTTCTTGTCGGGCGATCGCAATCGAAGCGGATGAAGCGCGGCAAGCTATCATTGAGCGCAACGCGTGTGCTCTGGGCGTGCCCGGTCTGCAGCTTGTGAAAGGTGAAGCGCCGGATGCACTTGATAGTCTCGAAGCACCGGATGCGATTTTCATTGGTGGTGGCGTTACGGATGCAGGCGTGATCGAAGCTTGCTGGAAAGCCCTAAAGCCCGGAGGACGCTTGATTGCCAATGCCGTTACATTGCAAAGCGAAATGCTGCTTTTCAACTGGCAACAGCGATATGGCGGTGAATTGACACGCTTGCAAGTTGCACAGGCAGGCGCGCTTGGTTCTTTCGATGCATGGCGTCAGGCACTCCCCGTCACAATTTATTGCGGTATCAAGACAAAATGA